In one window of Streptomyces roseofulvus DNA:
- a CDS encoding DUF7059 domain-containing protein yields METVSTTSLTTSLPVPAHADRLREALLAADFTADGLLDRLGAAAYAALARSETVPALRATRGDSPLETLVRLFLLQRAVEPARAAAALPLKEALADGWVVEEDGAVRATVDVRPYGGPDGEDWFIVSDLGCAVGGAGGIGSKEEGVVLGVGGASTTLAGITVRTPVAAALDLGTGSGIQALHAAQHSTLVTATDLNPRALEFTRLTLALSGAREAELLEGSLYEPVDGDTYDLIVSNPPFVISPGSGLTYRDGGMSGDDLCRTLVQQAGERLNDGGYAQFLANWQHVDGEEWQDRLRSWVPRGCDAWIVQREVQDVTQYTELWLRDSGDHRGDPEAYRAAYDRWLDAFEASGTRSIGFGWITLRRDPAVAAGKAEPSIVIEEWPHPVEQPLGPTVRAHFERQDYLRTHDDAALLADSFTLAPEVVQEQVGLPGAEDPEHVVLRQNRGMRRATRVDHVGAGFAGVCDGTLSAGRILDAIAQLMGEDPVLLRDRTPQSIRLLVEEGFLTPESLLPERDGLPEQPGAAPE; encoded by the coding sequence ATGGAGACCGTGAGTACGACCAGCCTGACCACCAGCCTTCCGGTGCCCGCGCACGCCGACCGACTCCGCGAGGCCCTGCTCGCCGCGGACTTCACCGCCGACGGTCTGCTCGACCGGCTCGGCGCCGCCGCCTACGCGGCCCTCGCCCGCAGCGAGACCGTGCCCGCCCTGCGCGCCACCCGCGGCGACTCCCCGCTGGAGACCCTCGTCCGGCTCTTCCTGCTCCAGCGGGCCGTCGAGCCCGCCCGGGCCGCCGCCGCCCTCCCGCTGAAGGAGGCCCTGGCCGACGGCTGGGTGGTCGAGGAGGACGGCGCCGTGCGCGCCACCGTCGACGTCCGGCCGTACGGCGGCCCGGACGGCGAGGACTGGTTCATCGTCTCCGACCTGGGCTGCGCCGTCGGCGGCGCCGGCGGCATCGGCTCCAAGGAGGAGGGCGTCGTCCTCGGCGTCGGCGGCGCCTCCACCACGCTCGCCGGCATCACCGTCCGCACCCCCGTCGCCGCCGCGCTCGACCTCGGCACCGGCTCCGGCATCCAGGCCCTGCACGCCGCCCAGCACAGCACCCTGGTCACCGCCACCGACCTCAACCCGCGGGCGCTGGAGTTCACGCGGCTGACCCTCGCCCTCTCCGGGGCCCGCGAGGCCGAGCTGCTGGAGGGCTCGCTGTACGAGCCGGTCGACGGCGACACGTACGACCTGATCGTCTCCAACCCGCCGTTCGTGATCTCCCCCGGCTCCGGCCTCACCTACCGGGACGGCGGGATGAGCGGCGACGACCTGTGCCGCACCCTCGTCCAGCAGGCCGGCGAGCGGCTGAACGACGGCGGGTACGCCCAGTTCCTCGCCAACTGGCAGCACGTCGACGGCGAGGAGTGGCAGGACCGGCTCCGCTCCTGGGTGCCGCGCGGCTGCGACGCCTGGATCGTGCAGCGCGAGGTGCAGGACGTCACCCAGTACACCGAGCTGTGGCTGCGCGACAGCGGCGACCACCGCGGCGACCCCGAGGCGTACCGGGCGGCGTACGACCGCTGGCTGGACGCGTTCGAGGCGAGCGGCACCCGGTCGATCGGCTTCGGCTGGATCACCCTGCGCCGCGACCCGGCGGTGGCCGCCGGGAAGGCCGAGCCGTCGATCGTGATCGAGGAGTGGCCGCACCCGGTGGAGCAGCCGCTCGGCCCGACCGTCCGCGCCCACTTCGAGCGCCAGGACTACCTGCGCACCCACGACGACGCCGCTCTGCTCGCCGACAGCTTCACGCTCGCCCCCGAGGTGGTCCAGGAGCAGGTCGGGCTGCCCGGCGCCGAGGACCCCGAGCACGTCGTCCTCCGGCAGAACCGGGGCATGCGCCGCGCCACCCGGGTCGACCACGTGGGCGCCGGTTTCGCGGGCGTCTGCGACGGCACGCTCAGCGCCGGCCGGATCCTCGACGCGATCGCCCAGCTCATGGGCGAGGACCCGGTGCTGCTGCGGGACCGCACGCCGCAGTCCATCCGCCTCCTCGTGGAGGAGGGCTTCCTCACGCCGGAGTCCCTGCTTCCGGAGCGGGACGGCCTCCCGGAGCAGCCCGGAGCGGCCCCGGAGTAG
- a CDS encoding small secreted protein yields MNKKLAAALSGGAVLVLLLSGCSEDEGDKVNDWAKSFCDQAKPQIQKRADAHQIIISTAADSRPAEIQAADSKAFKDIADADRALAKAVETAGVPPIENGEKVQKDVIAELEATARAYDGLKKQVDALDPTNQQKFAEGLKDVADGLTKIEKMDQNALANLENGELGQAMAKQPGCQKPTPSVPKTPSGSASPKAGATATPATSASPKAKASASAES; encoded by the coding sequence GTGAACAAGAAGCTTGCGGCAGCGCTGTCCGGCGGTGCGGTACTGGTGCTCCTGCTGTCCGGCTGCAGCGAGGACGAGGGCGACAAGGTCAACGACTGGGCCAAGTCGTTCTGCGACCAGGCGAAGCCGCAGATCCAGAAGCGGGCCGACGCCCACCAGATCATCATCTCGACCGCGGCCGACAGCCGTCCGGCGGAGATCCAGGCCGCCGACTCCAAGGCGTTCAAGGACATCGCGGACGCCGACCGGGCGCTCGCCAAGGCCGTGGAGACGGCCGGAGTCCCGCCGATCGAGAACGGCGAGAAGGTCCAGAAGGACGTCATCGCGGAGCTCGAAGCGACCGCGCGCGCCTACGACGGGCTGAAGAAGCAGGTCGACGCGCTCGACCCGACGAACCAGCAGAAGTTCGCCGAGGGGCTGAAGGACGTCGCCGACGGCCTCACCAAGATCGAGAAGATGGACCAGAACGCGCTGGCCAACCTGGAGAACGGCGAGCTGGGCCAGGCCATGGCCAAGCAGCCGGGCTGTCAGAAGCCGACCCCGTCGGTGCCGAAGACGCCGTCCGGCTCCGCCTCCCCGAAGGCGGGCGCCACGGCCACGCCCGCCACCTCGGCCTCGCCGAAGGCGAAGGCGTCGGCCTCCGCGGAGTCGTAG
- a CDS encoding sodium-translocating pyrophosphatase: MHPEPELAQAPAALAAAVLTSGNRTIVAVVAGVALAALVTARLFGRQVLKADEGTPVMRRIAAAVQEGANAYLARQLRTIALFAVVVFLLLMALPADSWSQRAGRSLFFLVGALFSAVTGYVGMRLAVRANVRVAAAAREAAPSPGEPGRDPADAAHRAMRIAFRTGGVVGMCTVGLGLLGAACVVLVYAADAPKVLEGFGLGAALIAMFMRVGGGIFTKAADVGADLVGKVEKGIPEDDPRNAATIADNVGDNVGDCAGMAADLFESYAVTLVAALILGKAAFGDHGLVFPLIVPAIGVLTAVIGILSVAPRRTDQGGMRAVDRGFFVSAVVSLVLVAVAAFVYLPSSYAELAGVTEPGLARHDGDPRVLALVAVAVGILLAALIQRLTGYFTETTRRPVQDIGRSALTGPATVVLAGVAIGLESAVYAALLIALSVYGAFLLGGTSVMLALFAVALAGTGLLTTVGVIVAMDTFGPVADNAQGIAEMSGEVRGAGAQVLTELDAVGNTTKAITKGIAIATAVLAAAALFGSYRDAIATSVAEVGARAGELTLSMDISQPNNLVGLILGASVVFLFSGLAVNAVSRSAGSVVYEVRRQFREHPGIMDGSELPEYGRVVDICTRDALRELATPGLLAVTAPVAVGFALGVGPLGAYLAGAIGTGALMAVFLANSGGAWDNAKKLVEDGNHGGKGSPAHEATVIGDTVGDPFKDTAGPAINPLLKVMNLVALLIAPAVVRFGYGDDANVWARTGIAVLALLVVAAAVRASKRRPVAVA, translated from the coding sequence ATGCACCCGGAACCGGAATTGGCCCAGGCCCCCGCCGCCCTCGCTGCGGCGGTGCTCACCAGCGGCAACCGGACGATCGTCGCCGTCGTCGCCGGTGTCGCCCTCGCCGCGCTGGTCACCGCCCGGCTCTTCGGCCGCCAGGTACTCAAGGCCGACGAGGGCACCCCGGTGATGCGGCGGATCGCCGCCGCCGTCCAGGAGGGCGCCAACGCCTACCTCGCCCGCCAGCTGCGCACCATCGCCCTCTTCGCCGTCGTCGTCTTCCTCCTCCTCATGGCGCTGCCCGCCGACTCGTGGTCGCAGCGGGCCGGCCGCTCGCTCTTCTTCCTGGTCGGGGCGTTGTTCTCGGCGGTCACCGGATACGTGGGGATGCGGCTGGCCGTACGGGCCAACGTCCGGGTCGCGGCGGCCGCCCGGGAGGCCGCCCCGTCCCCCGGCGAACCCGGCCGGGACCCCGCGGACGCCGCCCACCGGGCCATGCGGATCGCGTTCCGCACCGGTGGCGTCGTCGGCATGTGCACGGTCGGTCTCGGGCTGCTCGGCGCCGCCTGCGTCGTCCTCGTCTACGCCGCCGACGCGCCCAAGGTCCTGGAGGGCTTCGGCCTCGGCGCCGCGCTCATCGCCATGTTCATGCGGGTGGGCGGCGGCATCTTCACCAAGGCCGCCGACGTCGGCGCCGACCTGGTCGGCAAGGTCGAGAAGGGCATCCCCGAGGACGACCCGCGCAACGCCGCCACCATCGCCGACAACGTGGGCGACAACGTCGGCGACTGCGCGGGCATGGCCGCCGACCTCTTCGAGTCGTACGCCGTCACGCTCGTCGCCGCGCTCATCCTCGGTAAGGCCGCCTTCGGCGACCACGGCCTGGTCTTTCCGCTGATCGTGCCCGCGATCGGGGTCCTCACCGCCGTCATCGGCATCCTCTCCGTCGCCCCCCGGCGCACCGACCAGGGCGGGATGCGGGCCGTCGACCGCGGCTTCTTCGTCTCCGCCGTCGTCTCCCTCGTGCTCGTCGCGGTCGCCGCCTTCGTCTACCTGCCGTCGTCCTACGCCGAACTGGCCGGCGTCACCGAACCGGGACTGGCCCGGCACGACGGCGACCCGCGGGTCCTCGCCCTCGTCGCCGTCGCCGTCGGGATCCTGCTCGCCGCGCTCATCCAGCGGCTCACCGGCTACTTCACCGAGACCACCCGCCGGCCCGTCCAGGACATCGGCAGGTCCGCGCTCACCGGCCCCGCCACCGTCGTGCTCGCCGGCGTCGCCATCGGCCTGGAGTCCGCCGTGTACGCGGCGCTGCTCATCGCCCTCTCCGTCTACGGGGCCTTCCTGCTCGGCGGCACCTCCGTGATGCTGGCGCTCTTCGCGGTCGCGCTCGCCGGGACCGGCCTGCTCACCACGGTCGGCGTGATCGTCGCCATGGACACCTTCGGCCCGGTCGCCGACAACGCGCAGGGCATCGCGGAGATGTCCGGGGAGGTCAGGGGCGCCGGCGCGCAGGTCCTCACCGAGCTCGACGCGGTCGGCAACACCACGAAGGCGATCACCAAGGGCATCGCGATCGCGACCGCCGTCCTCGCCGCCGCCGCGCTCTTCGGCTCGTACCGGGACGCCATCGCCACCTCGGTCGCCGAGGTCGGCGCCAGGGCCGGCGAACTGACCCTCTCCATGGACATCTCCCAGCCCAACAACCTCGTCGGGCTGATCCTCGGCGCCTCGGTCGTCTTCCTCTTCTCCGGACTGGCCGTCAACGCGGTCTCCCGGTCCGCCGGTTCGGTGGTGTACGAGGTGCGGCGGCAGTTCCGCGAGCATCCCGGGATCATGGACGGCAGTGAACTCCCCGAGTACGGGCGGGTCGTCGACATCTGCACCAGGGACGCGCTGCGCGAACTCGCCACGCCCGGACTGCTCGCCGTCACCGCGCCCGTCGCCGTCGGCTTCGCGCTCGGCGTCGGCCCGCTCGGCGCCTATCTCGCCGGGGCGATCGGCACCGGCGCGCTGATGGCGGTCTTCCTCGCCAACTCCGGCGGCGCCTGGGACAATGCCAAGAAGCTGGTCGAGGACGGCAACCACGGCGGCAAGGGCAGCCCGGCGCACGAGGCGACGGTGATCGGCGACACCGTGGGCGACCCCTTCAAGGACACCGCGGGGCCGGCGATCAACCCGCTCCTCAAGGTGATGAACCTGGTGGCGCTGCTGATCGCTCCGGCGGTGGTGCGGTTCGGCTACGGCGACGACGCCAACGTCTGGGCGCGCACCGGAATCGCCGTCCTGGCGCTGCTCGTGGTGGCGGCCGCCGTCCGCGCCTCCAAACGGCGTCCGGTGGCCGTCGCCTGA